From a region of the Panicum virgatum strain AP13 chromosome 2K, P.virgatum_v5, whole genome shotgun sequence genome:
- the LOC120678292 gene encoding transcription factor TFIIIB component B''-like isoform X1, whose amino-acid sequence MLGIPGNTQESLQLRPWEPLDHAVEPPPKSGIGENRSSMKLRSRKKTQKDGTPKHTNDYFDEDCVEPSLVEEDNDSGDDYTAGTNRKVRKKSRDDVEEPQQQNVQKDKSQVSSRGRKRTLKDASAEKTEKKLTHRIRQGRAKEVKSLLEIPHDEINPMKLSAAHLRLLQEARERVNAKENPSGPSSNTSSFQFHDMDGLDYGDEEGRNFDNDRTENHVQNIKKLNYHSYMNKQTRGKWSKSDTDVFYQGLRQFGSDFAMIQQLLPDKTRQQVRAKFKTEEKKNPLLVHDAIIHRSGDNLYFKKVIKNLNIEDVAQQEVNNTHKQDGASSERGPEKEDVLDDFIHEEDDSNWLDEEPSIQMPDVQDEHASGNDDDDGDLDDIFDWY is encoded by the exons ATGTTGGGTATTCCTGGGAATACCCAGGAATCActgcagctccgcccctggGAACCATTAGATCATGCTGTTGAACCACCACCAAAATCGGGTATTGGAGAAAACAGATCATCTATGAAACTACGGAGCAGGAAAAAGACACAGAAAGATGGGACACCTAAGCATACAAATGACTATTTTGATGAAGACTGTGTTGAACCTTCATTAGTTGAAGAAGATAATGATAGCGGTGATGATTACACTGCCGGTACTAATCGGAAGGTTAGGAAAAAATCAAGGGATGATGTAGAAGAGCCACAACAGCAAAATGTCCAAAAAGATAAAAGCCAGGTATCTTCACGGGGCCGCAAGAGAACCTTGAAAGATGCATCAGCAGAAAAAACAGAGAAGAAGCTTACCCATAGAATTCGCCAGGGGAGAGCGAAAG AGGTTAAGTCTTTACTGGAAATACCTCATGACGAGATAAATCCTATGAAGCTAAGTGCAGCACACCTGAGGTTGTTACAAGAGGCCAGAGAGCGTGTTAAT GCAAAAGAGAATCCATCCGGCCCATCCTCTAATACAAG CAGCTTTCAATTTCATGATATGGATGGTTTGGACTATGGAGATGAGGAAGGAAGGAACTTCGACAATGACAGAACAGAGAACCATGtacaaaatataaaaaaattgaacTACCATTCCTACATGAACAAACAAACTCGAGGCAAATGGTCAAAATCTGATACTGATGTGTTTTACCAg GGGCTTCGACAATTTGGTAGCGATTTTGCAATGATACAGCAATTACTCCCTGATAAGACCCGTCAGCAGGTGCGGGCAAAATTTAAAACTGAGGAGAAAAAAAATCCGTTGCTAGTCCATGATGCTATAATTCATCGCTCAGGAG ATAATTTGTATTTCAAAAAGGTAATTAAGAATCTCAACATTGAAGATGTCGCGCAGCAAGAGGTTAACAATACTCATAAACAAGATGGCGCATCAAGTGAACGAGGCCCTGAAAAAGAG GATGTACTGGATGATTTCATCCATGAGGAAGATGATTCGAATTGGTTGGATGAAGAGCCCAGCATACAAATGCCTGATGTGCAAGATGAGCACGCTTCTggaaatgatgatgatgatggtgatcttgatgatatttttgattggtACTAG
- the LOC120678292 gene encoding transcription factor TFIIIB component B''-like isoform X2: protein MLGIPGNTQESLQLRPWEPLDHAVEPPPKSGIGENRSSMKLRSRKKTQKDGTPKHTNDYFDEDCVEPSLVEEDNDSGDDYTAGTNRKVRKKSRDDVEEPQQQNVQKDKSQVSSRGRKRTLKDASAEKTEKKLTHRIRQGRAKEVKSLLEIPHDEINPMKLSAAHLRLLQEARERVNAKENPSGPSSNTSFQFHDMDGLDYGDEEGRNFDNDRTENHVQNIKKLNYHSYMNKQTRGKWSKSDTDVFYQGLRQFGSDFAMIQQLLPDKTRQQVRAKFKTEEKKNPLLVHDAIIHRSGDNLYFKKVIKNLNIEDVAQQEVNNTHKQDGASSERGPEKEDVLDDFIHEEDDSNWLDEEPSIQMPDVQDEHASGNDDDDGDLDDIFDWY, encoded by the exons ATGTTGGGTATTCCTGGGAATACCCAGGAATCActgcagctccgcccctggGAACCATTAGATCATGCTGTTGAACCACCACCAAAATCGGGTATTGGAGAAAACAGATCATCTATGAAACTACGGAGCAGGAAAAAGACACAGAAAGATGGGACACCTAAGCATACAAATGACTATTTTGATGAAGACTGTGTTGAACCTTCATTAGTTGAAGAAGATAATGATAGCGGTGATGATTACACTGCCGGTACTAATCGGAAGGTTAGGAAAAAATCAAGGGATGATGTAGAAGAGCCACAACAGCAAAATGTCCAAAAAGATAAAAGCCAGGTATCTTCACGGGGCCGCAAGAGAACCTTGAAAGATGCATCAGCAGAAAAAACAGAGAAGAAGCTTACCCATAGAATTCGCCAGGGGAGAGCGAAAG AGGTTAAGTCTTTACTGGAAATACCTCATGACGAGATAAATCCTATGAAGCTAAGTGCAGCACACCTGAGGTTGTTACAAGAGGCCAGAGAGCGTGTTAAT GCAAAAGAGAATCCATCCGGCCCATCCTCTAATACAAG CTTTCAATTTCATGATATGGATGGTTTGGACTATGGAGATGAGGAAGGAAGGAACTTCGACAATGACAGAACAGAGAACCATGtacaaaatataaaaaaattgaacTACCATTCCTACATGAACAAACAAACTCGAGGCAAATGGTCAAAATCTGATACTGATGTGTTTTACCAg GGGCTTCGACAATTTGGTAGCGATTTTGCAATGATACAGCAATTACTCCCTGATAAGACCCGTCAGCAGGTGCGGGCAAAATTTAAAACTGAGGAGAAAAAAAATCCGTTGCTAGTCCATGATGCTATAATTCATCGCTCAGGAG ATAATTTGTATTTCAAAAAGGTAATTAAGAATCTCAACATTGAAGATGTCGCGCAGCAAGAGGTTAACAATACTCATAAACAAGATGGCGCATCAAGTGAACGAGGCCCTGAAAAAGAG GATGTACTGGATGATTTCATCCATGAGGAAGATGATTCGAATTGGTTGGATGAAGAGCCCAGCATACAAATGCCTGATGTGCAAGATGAGCACGCTTCTggaaatgatgatgatgatggtgatcttgatgatatttttgattggtACTAG